The Elaeis guineensis isolate ETL-2024a chromosome 14, EG11, whole genome shotgun sequence genome has a segment encoding these proteins:
- the LOC105035274 gene encoding uncharacterized protein — protein sequence MRWILKARSLEEDDAQDINLRPRELTGAVDLINHYKLLAHHDFFCKRTLPLSISDTHYLHNMVGDTEIRKGEGMELDQLFQNAPNLRETTAHIQPFDLDILGKAFQLRETAPIDLPSVEKGIPTIRSKSKSMSKDKERKHKKHKDKDKEKDKEHKKHKYHHKDRSKDKDKNKDKHGHHDSSGDHSKKHHKKRRKHDGNEDLSDAHKHRKMKHKSSKVDGLRG from the exons ATGCGATGGATCCTGAAGGCAAGAAGTTTGGAAGAG GATGACGCTCAAGACATAAACCTAA GGCCTCGGGAACTTACTGGTGCTGTTGATCTAATCAATCATTACAAGTTGTTGGCACACCATGATTTTTTTTGCAAAAGAACTCTGCCTCTGTCAATTTCAGATACACACTATCTTCACAATATGGTGGGAGACACGGAAATTCGAAAAGGAGAAGGGATGGAACTTGACCAGCTGTTTCAGAATGCTCCAAACTTGAGAGAGACAACTGCTCATATACAGCCCTTTGACTTGGACATCCTTGGGAAAGCATTTCAGCTGCGAGAAACAGCTCCAATTGATTTACCATCT GTAGAAAAAGGAATACCTACAATTCGTTCAAAATCAAAAAGCATGTCCAAAGACAAGGAGAGGAAACATAAAAAGCACAAGGACAAGGATAAGGAAAAGGACAAAGAGCATAAGAAGCACAAATATCATCACAAAGATCGAAGTAAAGACAAAGATAAAAACAAGGATAAACATGGACATCATGATTCTAGTGGTGATCACTCAAAGAAACATCATAAGAAG AGGAGGAAGCATGATGGTAATGAGGATCTTTCAGATGCTCACAAGCACAGGAAAATGAAG CATAAGAGCTCAAAGGTTGATGGATTAAGAGGATAA